From a region of the Streptomyces sp. B21-083 genome:
- a CDS encoding MbtH family protein: protein MANPFDDPDATYLVLVNDEGQHSLWPSFVEVPGGWRVAHTEAPRQACLDYIEENWTDMRPKSLIAASGAA from the coding sequence GTGGCAAACCCCTTTGACGACCCCGACGCGACGTACCTGGTTCTGGTCAACGACGAGGGCCAGCACTCGCTGTGGCCGTCGTTCGTCGAGGTACCGGGGGGCTGGCGCGTCGCGCACACGGAGGCCCCCCGCCAGGCGTGCCTCGACTACATCGAGGAGAACTGGACGGACATGCGGCCCAAGAGCCTCATAGCCGCGAGCGGGGCCGCCTGA
- the gntD gene encoding guanitoxin biosynthesis L-enduracididine beta-hydroxylase GntD, with translation MTAVEDTPVLADTPVLADTPASYTLTADDIAGLEELLESLRDTSGDPTLPEFYESAWHAPERIPEGLRRFLQEFARDEGSAACLVHGFPTGDEVGPTPDHWSSAIEQKSTRDHDLYLALCGMVLGEPFGWATLQKGRLVQNVLPVAGDEQCQSGYGSSALLEFHTEDGFHPQRCDYLLLLGLRNHDRVPTIVASVRDVRLDEGDQRLLSEKRFHIFPDDEHIRQLEARDPSHPALCKARRMVSDPEPVAVLFGDRFSPYLRLDRPFMRCAGDDPAAEAALDRLMAELQRVQQDVVVGAGSLLVVDNYRAVHGRRAFRARYDGTDRWLKKLTVSRDLRRNLSDFTAGSHRILV, from the coding sequence ATGACCGCTGTGGAAGACACCCCCGTCCTCGCCGACACACCCGTCCTCGCCGACACACCCGCCTCGTACACGCTCACGGCGGACGACATCGCGGGCCTCGAAGAACTGCTGGAGTCCCTGCGCGACACCAGTGGTGACCCGACACTCCCCGAGTTCTACGAGAGCGCGTGGCACGCCCCGGAGCGGATCCCGGAGGGGCTGCGCAGATTCCTCCAGGAGTTCGCCCGGGACGAGGGTTCGGCGGCCTGCCTGGTCCACGGGTTCCCGACCGGCGACGAGGTCGGTCCTACGCCGGACCACTGGTCCTCGGCGATCGAACAGAAGAGCACCCGCGACCACGACCTCTACCTCGCGCTGTGCGGCATGGTCCTGGGGGAGCCGTTCGGCTGGGCGACCCTCCAGAAGGGCCGGCTGGTGCAGAACGTGCTGCCCGTCGCGGGGGACGAGCAGTGCCAGAGCGGCTACGGGAGTTCGGCGCTGCTGGAGTTCCACACCGAGGACGGCTTCCACCCCCAGCGCTGCGACTACCTGCTCCTGCTGGGGCTGCGCAACCACGACCGGGTGCCGACCATCGTGGCCTCCGTGCGTGACGTAAGGCTCGACGAGGGCGACCAGCGCCTGCTGTCCGAGAAGCGGTTCCACATCTTCCCGGACGACGAGCACATCCGGCAGCTGGAGGCCCGGGACCCCAGCCATCCGGCCCTCTGCAAGGCCCGGCGGATGGTGAGCGACCCGGAACCGGTGGCGGTGCTCTTCGGGGACCGGTTCTCCCCGTATCTGCGCCTGGACCGGCCGTTCATGCGGTGCGCCGGGGACGATCCGGCCGCCGAGGCCGCCCTGGACCGTCTGATGGCGGAGCTGCAGCGGGTCCAGCAGGACGTCGTGGTGGGCGCCGGCAGCCTGCTGGTGGTCGACAACTACCGCGCCGTGCATGGCCGCCGAGCGTTCCGGGCCCGCTACGACGGGACCGACCGCTGGCTGAAGAAACTCACCGTGAGCCGCGATCTGCGGCGCAACCTGAGCGACTTCACCGCCGGCAGCCACCGGATCCTCGTCTGA
- a CDS encoding SDR family NAD(P)-dependent oxidoreductase, which produces MRTIVVSGASSGIGQAVAERFAADGDRVVNFDIVPPAGPDGATDGIPWTKVDVADWSAVREAVDEVHERYGSLDVVVANAGISNRRGVLELTEEDVRRTIDVNLMGVLALWRHAAPHMVRRGHGVLLATASVNGSRGYPLYADYNATKAGVISLCQTFAMELSPVVRTACVTPGAVLTPMQRAEYSDAMLAEVNERIPARRHATPHEIAAAFHYLASPEAAFVTGQELVVDGGETAGATTAFFPGLIPPSEGS; this is translated from the coding sequence ATGCGCACAATTGTGGTGTCGGGTGCCTCCAGCGGCATCGGGCAAGCGGTCGCCGAACGGTTCGCCGCCGATGGGGACCGGGTCGTCAACTTCGACATCGTCCCGCCGGCCGGACCCGACGGGGCGACCGACGGCATCCCCTGGACCAAGGTCGACGTGGCCGACTGGTCGGCCGTACGGGAGGCGGTCGACGAGGTCCACGAGCGGTACGGCTCCCTCGACGTGGTCGTCGCCAACGCCGGCATCAGCAACCGGCGCGGGGTTCTCGAACTCACCGAGGAGGACGTGCGCCGCACCATCGACGTCAACCTGATGGGAGTCCTCGCCCTGTGGCGGCACGCCGCCCCGCACATGGTGCGCCGCGGCCACGGCGTCCTGCTGGCCACGGCGTCCGTCAACGGCTCGCGCGGATATCCGCTGTACGCCGACTACAACGCGACCAAGGCCGGCGTCATCTCGCTGTGCCAGACCTTCGCGATGGAGCTGAGCCCGGTGGTCCGCACGGCCTGCGTCACCCCCGGCGCGGTCCTCACCCCGATGCAGCGCGCCGAGTACAGCGACGCCATGCTCGCCGAGGTCAACGAGCGCATCCCCGCCCGACGCCATGCGACGCCGCACGAGATCGCCGCCGCGTTCCACTACCTCGCCTCGCCCGAGGCGGCCTTCGTCACCGGGCAGGAGCTCGTCGTCGACGGCGGCGAGACGGCCGGCGCGACCACGGCGTTCTTCCCCGGGCTCATCCCTCCCAGCGAAGGAAGCTGA